CCGCCGCCTGAAAAAAAAGGATACCATTCCGCTCATCCATTCTGCAGCCGATATCAACAACTTCTTTTCCCTGCAATATGAAATCCCGGTCGGCATCTATGACATGGATAAGCTTGCCGGCGATGTGACGATTGATATCGGAACCGGTGAGGATCAATACAAAGCCTTGAACGGACGTGATATGAACATGCAGGACAAACTCCTCTCAAGGGATGACACCGGCTCTTTCGGAAGCCCGATCACCGATTCTGCTAGAACAGCCGTCACAAAAGAAACAGCAAACGCCCTTCAGCTGTTTTATCTGAGGCCGTCCATGAATCGTGACGAAGCAGCACAACTGCTCGAAGCCGCCGGCAAAATGTTCACTCAGGTCCACGGAGGCACAAGAGAAACAAGAGTGATTGAATAAACTGGCTCTCCGCCTGCTTGCACTATTGGCAAGCAGGTCATTTTATTCCTCTATAATGTAATGCTCCTACGCACATTAAAAAACGCAATGCTTCATTAAAAACGAAACACTGCGTTAGTCACAAGGTTTAAGTATAAAAATTTAGAATGGAGCGGGTGATGGGAATCGAACCCACGACATCAGCTTGGAAGGCTGAGGTTTTACCACTAAACTACACCCGCATAATTAATCAGATATATAAAGTTGTTTGTGTTGCCGACAGTCATGCCTCTTCCTCTGCCAGCTTACTCAGAGATGATTAATGCGTCGAGGCAACTCGTAGCTTATTCAAAGAAGTAACCCTCGTGGCTGAGGTTTTACCACTAAACTACACCCGCAAAGTGTTTTTCCATCGGAATGATTATTATTATATTGAAATTCAAATCATATTTCAAGGGGCAAATCTGAAAAATGTCGAAAATAGGCGTTGCAGCAGCATCGAATCAGATATTCATCCTTGGGCCAGGATCGCAGTAATCAAAAACTGATGGGTCAACCTATCAGTCGAGTGTCTTTGTCACACCCCAGATCCTGTCAAACCCGCCGTAATTATTCAAAGCGATATCCAGGTCATGAAAATAACGGTGAAGCTCCAGAATGTGACTCTTTTGCTCTTCGTCCATGACAGCCTCCGAAATCCGCTGAATATCCTTCAAATCGGTCTTT
This Bacillus marinisedimentorum DNA region includes the following protein-coding sequences:
- a CDS encoding B3/B4 domain-containing protein, translated to MPNVSISPKVKEHIPDFKIGCITYHDIVIDDAPQMIKGRLQLYQESLQLDLDVKQINDFPGIHEWRQVFKQAGTDPSRYRHSAEALYRRLKKKDTIPLIHSAADINNFFSLQYEIPVGIYDMDKLAGDVTIDIGTGEDQYKALNGRDMNMQDKLLSRDDTGSFGSPITDSARTAVTKETANALQLFYLRPSMNRDEAAQLLEAAGKMFTQVHGGTRETRVIE